TCCGGCCGCACCATGAAGATCGCGACGACCGAGCCGGGCCTGCAGTTCTACTCCGGCAACTTCCTCGACGGCACCCTCGTCGGCAGCGGCGGCCGGATCTACCGCCAGGGCGACGCGCTCTGCCTGGAGACCCAGCACTTCCCGGACTCGCCCAACCAGCCGTCGTTCCCGTCGACGGTGCTGCGCCCGGGGCAGACGTACCGCTCGACGACGGTGCACTCGTTCGGCGCGTGACCGCGGCCGCCCTCCGGCGGTGCGGCAACCCACGTCGGCACCAACGGAGTTGAACGGCGTCCCGCACGCCTCCGTATGTAAGGGCGGCCCGTGCTCCCCCGCGCGGGCCACCCACAGCACGGAGGTCCCCTTGCCTGACAACGTCACCTCGCTGTTCCGCAGCGGCGCCGCGCACAGCCCGTCGATGGCGGCGCTGACGCGGCAGGTCGGCGCGGACGGGGCCGGGCCGGTGGACTTCTGCATCCCCTGCAACCCGTACTTCCCCACCCCCGCGATGTTCGACGACATGGCGGCCAGGCTCCGGGACATCCTCACGTACTACCCGAGCGGCGCGGACACGATCACCGCCGAACTGTGCGACCTGCTCCAGCTCCCGCCGAGCTGCGTGGCCATGGGCAACGGCTCCACGGAGCTGATCACCTGGATCGACCACCTGCTCGTCCGGGAGTCCCTGGCCGTGCCCGTCCCCACCTTCGGCCGCTGGACCGACCAGCCCATGGAGACCGGCAAGCGGGTCGACATGTTCCCGCTCCAGGAGTCGGGCGGCTTCGCCCTCGACCTCGCGCAGTACGCCGACTTCGTCCGCACGCGCGGGACGCGGGCCGTCGTCCTGTGCAACCCGAACAACCCCGACGGCGGTTACGTGCCGCGGCACGCGGTCACGCAGTTCCTGGACGCGATGGCCGACCGGGACCTGGTCGTCGTCGACGAGTCCTTCCTGGAGTTCTGCGACGCCGAGAGCGAACCCAGCGTGGTCCAGGAGGCGATGCTGCGCCCCAATGTGATCGTGCTGCGCAGCCTCGGCAAGAACTTCGGCCTGCACGGCATACGGTTCGGCTACCTGGTCGCCAACCCGGCGCTGGCCGGCAAGGTCCGCGCCATGCTGCCGAAGTGGAACATCAACTCCTTCGCGGAGCACGTGGTGTTCATGCTGCGCGAGCACGGCGCGGAGTACGCGCGGAGCCTCCAGCAGGTTCGCCGCGACCGGCTGGAGATGTCCGGCAGGCTGTCCGCCCTCCCCGGGCTGACGGTGTACCCCTCACAGGGCAACTTCCTCTTCGTGCGCCTCCCCGTCGGCGCGGAGGGGACGGTGGTCCGGGACCGGCTGCTCACCGAGCACCGGATCCTGGTCCGCGAGTGCGGCAACAAGATCGGTTCGTCCAGCCGCTTCCTGCGGCTCGTGGTGCGCCCCCAGGTCGACGTGCGTCGCCTGGTGTCCGGCCTGGAACAGGTGCTCTACGGGACCAGGAGGGAAGCCGCCGTGCCCGAGCTGGGCAACGGGACCAGCTACAGCTCGGGCACGGCGGCGGTTGACCGGCTGGTCGGCGCCACCAACGGGACGGGGATGCACGGACTGACCGCGGGGCTGAACGCCGGGCCGGGCGTACCGCTGCCGCCGGTCCAGAGCCCTCCGCCGCCTCGGCCGCAGCCCCAGCCGCTCCCGCAGGAGCCCGCGGCCCCCCAGCCGCTGCCCGTGCCCGCCCCGGTCCCGGCGCCCGCCCCGGCGGCGGCCGTCGCCGCCGGCCCCACCCCGCCCGGCGTCCCCGCCCGCGGCGGCCTCACCGCCGCCCAGGTACGCGGCACCGACGGTCTGACCCCGGCCCCGGCGACGGGCTGGCCCGCCCCGGGGGCCGCCCCGGGCGGCTGGCCCAGCGCGGTCTGACCCCCGCGCCCGTCCTCCCGCGTTCCGTGCCCGCCGCCGGCCGGGGCCGTCCGTCCGGCGGGGTCAGTAGGCGACGGGCCACCCGCTGCTCCAGTTCAGGAGGTTGACGCCGAGCTTGGGGGTGCCGTTGTCGTTGCCGTCGTAGTAGTGGTAGACGATCAGGTCCCCGTCGACATCCTTCATGATCGACTGGCCGCCGGGGCCGATGACGCTGCCGTGCGATGCGAGGACGGGCGTCCCGCCGTTGTTCATCATCGAGACGCCGTTCCGGTCGCGGTACGGCCCGGTGACGCTGGTGGCCCGGCCGACCTTGACCTTGTACGTGGAGCCGGTGCCCGCGCAGCAGGTGTCGTACGAGGCGAAGAGGTAGTAGTAGCCGTTCCGCTTGACGATGAACGGCGCCTCGACGGCCTTCGTCCCGGTGGGGCGGGAGGCGAGGGAGTAGCGGGTGGTGTCGGTGGAGAGCTGCTTCCCGGTGCCGGGGTCGAGCTGGATCATCTTGACCCCGGTCCACCAGCTCCCGAAGGACAGCCACCACCTGCCGTCGCCGTCGACGAAGAGGTTGGGGTCGATGGCGTTGTAGTCGCTGGACGAGTTCGAGGTGTGGACGATGCCGCGGTCGGTCCAGCTTCCCGGCTGTCCCGTGCCGGAGGTGGCGAGGCCGATGGCGGAGGTGTTGGAGCCGAACTTCGAGACGGAGTAGTACATCAGGTACGTGCCGCCCTGGTACGAGATGTCCGGCGCCCAGGCCTCCGGCACCGAGGAGTACGCCGACCACCAGCCGGGGCGGGAGGAGAAGGCGTCCGCCCCTGCGCGGAAGGCGGTGCGGTCGGTGGAGGTCTTGTTCGCGATGCCGCCGCCGGTGGCGTACAGCAGGTACTGACCCGACGGTGTGCGGAGCATCGTCGGGTCGTGGACGACGGTGGATCCGGTGACGTGACCGGGGTTGGGGTACGCCGACGCCGTGGAGGGGACCAGGGCGAGGAGGGCGGCTGCGGGGAGGGCGAGGAGGGCGGCGCGGGTGCGGCTCATGTGGGGGTGCTCCCGTTCTCTTCTTCGATATCTCGAACATCGGTCGCCACTGCGAACGGGAACGTAGAATCGAACCGTTTCCGCGTCAACGGTTCACGCGGAATCCCCGCGCGGCAGGTCGACCTCCGCCCGCACGGTCTTGCCCGGCACCCGGTCCAGCACCTCCCACCGGTCGGCCAGCGCGTCGACGAGCAGCAGCCCCCGCCCGCTCTCGGCGAGGGGACGCGGCGGCCGTACGTCACCGGGTCCGGGCGGGCGGGACGCGGAGCGCGTGTCGGAGACCTCGATCCGGACGGCGCCGGGCACGAGCGAGAGCCGCAGCTCGAAGTCCCGGCCGGGGACCCGGCCGTGGGTTACGGCGTTGGCGGCGAGTTCCGCGACGAGGGCGGCGACGGTGTCCGAGGTGTCGGTCCCGGAGGGGATTCCCCACTCGGCGAGTCGACCCACGGCCAGGTGACGGGCCAGGCGGGCGCCGCGCGGAGTGGCACTCAACTGCTGGGTGAACATACGTACGGTAGTCGGCCGACGGGGGGTGGAGGGTGCGGTCATGGGGCCAATGTGGCCCCCGGGAAGCCCCGTTCACCAGGCATGCGCCGCGTACGCCGACGCAGCGTACGCGGTCACCTCCTGGACAGTACCGGTGACCCTCCGTGACCATGGGCGCGGGAGGTGTGGCCGATGGTGGTCGAGGTCGCGGTGGGGACGGGCGGGGAGCCCGAGTCGTCGGACAGCATGCGGACGTTCGGGGCGATGGTGCAAGCCCTGCGGGAGCATGCGGGGTTGAGCAGGGAGGAACTGGGCGAGCGGGTCGGCTACTCCAAACACACCGTGGCGTCGGTCGAGTTGGGCCGCCGGATGCCGGATGCCGTGTTCGTCGAGGGGGTGGAGGAGGCGACGGGGAACACGGGGGCGGTGCGGAGGGCAGCGGCGCATCTGGCTCGGCAGCCGGGGCTGGCGGCGTGGTTCCGGCAGTGGGCGCGGATGGAGCAGGTGGCGATCGCGCTGTACACGTACGAATGCCGCATGGTCCCAGGGTTGCTGCAGACCGAGTCCTACGCAAAGGCCATGGCCGTCGATCACGTGCCGCCGCTCGACGACACTCAGATCGATGAGCGATGGGCTGCCCGAGCCATGCGGCAGCAGTTGTTGCTGGACCGCCCGAACACTGCCTTCAGCTTCATCATCGAAGAGCACGCATTCCTGCGGCAAACAGGCGGCACGGCAGTGACCCGAGTGCTGATCGATCACATCTTGGAGATGGCAGAACTGCGGAACGTCGAGATTCAGATCATGCCCCTGGTTCAGGAATCCCACACTGGCCTGCAAGGCCCCTTCCAACTGCTGGAAACGCCACAGAACAAGTGGTACGCCTACACCGAAGGGCAGGAGAGCGGTCAGCTGATCACCGAGCGGAAAGTAGTCAGCGTGCTCCAAAGGCGTTATGCCAGGATGCGTTCACAGGCTCACACCATCCGTAACTCTGTGAGCCTGCTGCAGCGGATGCGAGGAGACCTATGAGCACGTCCGAACTGGCCTGGTTCAAGAGCAGCTACAGCGGCTCGCAAGGCGACGACTGCGTCGAGGTCGCCTTCGACTGGCGCAAGTCGAGCTACAGCAGCAGCGCGTCCGGCGACTGCGTCGAAGTCGCCCTCACCCCCGCCACCGTTCACGTGCGTGACTCCAAGGACCAGCACGGCCCCCGCCTCGCGCTCTCCCCCGCCGCCTGGGGCGGCTTCCTCCGGTCAGTCGCGGGCGCCCGCGGCGCGTAGCACCTCCGCCGTCTCGGTGTGACCTCCCGCCTCCGCCCAGGCCAGCGGGGTGAGGCCGGTGCCGCCGTCCTCCCGGAGGCCGGGATCGGCGCCGTGGGCGAGCAGGGCCCGGACCGTGTCCGTGTGCCCCCAGCAGGCCGCCCCGCACAGCGGGGTGCCTTCGCTGCCGTGGCCGCTCTCCGTGTCGGGGCCGGCGCCGGCCGCCAGCAGGGCGCGGACACCGGCGGTGTCGCCGTGCACCGACGCGGCGTACAGGGGCGTCGTACCGTCGGCGTCGGGGATCCGCGGGTCGACGCCCGCGCGCAACAGCGCCCTGACTTCGGCGTGCTCACCGAGCCACACGGCCCTCACGAGCCGCGCCGTCAGCTTCTTCCGGCGTCGTCTGTTCACGCGGTCATCAGAGCACAGCGCGACGACGCACTCCCCGCCATGTACAACGTATAGCGCACAGGGGGGCTTGCGGCAAGGCCCCCACCGTGCCGCACAATCGACGACTCAAGCCGTCTACCTGCGGAAATGGTGACTTCGCGACGTGCGTGCGTTCGACCTCCCCGCCCACCTGGCCGCCAAGGCCGACCCGACCCTGATCGCCGACGACGAGAAGCACTTCCTGGCCATCGCCGACGCCCTCGAAGAGAAGACCGCCGAACTGTCCGACCGCCTCGACGCCGAGCTGAGGGCGCCCGGCGGTGCCGGCCGGGCGGCGATGGACCGGGACGCCGAGGTCCACCGGCTGACCGGCCGGCTGCGCACCCTGCGCCGCTTCGGGCTGGACCTGTGCCTCGGCCGCATCGTCCGCGCCGACGCCCCCGAGCCCCTGTACATCGGGCGGCTCGGCCTCACCGACAGCGGCGGCCGGCGCCTCCTCGTCGACTGGCGCTCCCCCGCCGCCGAACCGTTCTTCGCGGCGACCCACGCCAAGCCGATGGGTCTGGCCAGCCGCCGCCGGTACCGCTGGACCGGCGGCCGGATCACCGACTACTGGGACGAGGTGTTCACCGCCGACGGACTCGACGGGCACGCCGCGCTCGACGACCAGTCCGCGTTCATCGCCAGCCTGGGCGGCGCCCGGTCGGCCCGGATGCGGGACGTCCTCGCCACCATCCAGGCCGACCAGGACGCCATCATCCGCGCCGGATCGCGCGGCGCGCTCGTCGTCGACGGCGGCCCGGGCACCGGCAAGACCGTCGTCGCCCTGCACCGCTCGGCGTACCTGCTCTACTCCGACCCCCGCCTCGCCCAGCGCCGCGGCGGTGTCCTGTTCGTCGGCCCGCACCGGCCGTACCTGGACTACGTCTCCGACGTACTGCCCAGCCTCG
Above is a genomic segment from Streptomyces glaucescens containing:
- a CDS encoding ATP-binding protein translates to MTAPSTPRRPTTVRMFTQQLSATPRGARLARHLAVGRLAEWGIPSGTDTSDTVAALVAELAANAVTHGRVPGRDFELRLSLVPGAVRIEVSDTRSASRPPGPGDVRPPRPLAESGRGLLLVDALADRWEVLDRVPGKTVRAEVDLPRGDSA
- a CDS encoding arabinan endo-1,5-alpha-L-arabinosidase, whose protein sequence is MSRTRAALLALPAAALLALVPSTASAYPNPGHVTGSTVVHDPTMLRTPSGQYLLYATGGGIANKTSTDRTAFRAGADAFSSRPGWWSAYSSVPEAWAPDISYQGGTYLMYYSVSKFGSNTSAIGLATSGTGQPGSWTDRGIVHTSNSSSDYNAIDPNLFVDGDGRWWLSFGSWWTGVKMIQLDPGTGKQLSTDTTRYSLASRPTGTKAVEAPFIVKRNGYYYLFASYDTCCAGTGSTYKVKVGRATSVTGPYRDRNGVSMMNNGGTPVLASHGSVIGPGGQSIMKDVDGDLIVYHYYDGNDNGTPKLGVNLLNWSSGWPVAY
- a CDS encoding DUF397 domain-containing protein, with protein sequence MSTSELAWFKSSYSGSQGDDCVEVAFDWRKSSYSSSASGDCVEVALTPATVHVRDSKDQHGPRLALSPAAWGGFLRSVAGARGA
- a CDS encoding helix-turn-helix domain-containing protein; its protein translation is MVVEVAVGTGGEPESSDSMRTFGAMVQALREHAGLSREELGERVGYSKHTVASVELGRRMPDAVFVEGVEEATGNTGAVRRAAAHLARQPGLAAWFRQWARMEQVAIALYTYECRMVPGLLQTESYAKAMAVDHVPPLDDTQIDERWAARAMRQQLLLDRPNTAFSFIIEEHAFLRQTGGTAVTRVLIDHILEMAELRNVEIQIMPLVQESHTGLQGPFQLLETPQNKWYAYTEGQESGQLITERKVVSVLQRRYARMRSQAHTIRNSVSLLQRMRGDL
- a CDS encoding ankyrin repeat domain-containing protein is translated as MNRRRRKKLTARLVRAVWLGEHAEVRALLRAGVDPRIPDADGTTPLYAASVHGDTAGVRALLAAGAGPDTESGHGSEGTPLCGAACWGHTDTVRALLAHGADPGLREDGGTGLTPLAWAEAGGHTETAEVLRAAGARD
- a CDS encoding pyridoxal phosphate-dependent aminotransferase, which gives rise to MPDNVTSLFRSGAAHSPSMAALTRQVGADGAGPVDFCIPCNPYFPTPAMFDDMAARLRDILTYYPSGADTITAELCDLLQLPPSCVAMGNGSTELITWIDHLLVRESLAVPVPTFGRWTDQPMETGKRVDMFPLQESGGFALDLAQYADFVRTRGTRAVVLCNPNNPDGGYVPRHAVTQFLDAMADRDLVVVDESFLEFCDAESEPSVVQEAMLRPNVIVLRSLGKNFGLHGIRFGYLVANPALAGKVRAMLPKWNINSFAEHVVFMLREHGAEYARSLQQVRRDRLEMSGRLSALPGLTVYPSQGNFLFVRLPVGAEGTVVRDRLLTEHRILVRECGNKIGSSSRFLRLVVRPQVDVRRLVSGLEQVLYGTRREAAVPELGNGTSYSSGTAAVDRLVGATNGTGMHGLTAGLNAGPGVPLPPVQSPPPPRPQPQPLPQEPAAPQPLPVPAPVPAPAPAAAVAAGPTPPGVPARGGLTAAQVRGTDGLTPAPATGWPAPGAAPGGWPSAV